The Paeniglutamicibacter sulfureus genome includes a region encoding these proteins:
- a CDS encoding alpha/beta hydrolase, which yields MDEGIYSRPAGRRAGTDLVMMLHGYGSNPERMTGWFDELPPDATGVALRGPMEVGGDRGWFLLDYFLANDFAKVVSAAQQVFDWQDRYARGYRSISLLGHSQGMAMATTLHRLRPGNYATITGLSGFVLSNELLSLTDIVPEPGEAVPFFWGRDPFDLVINPDAVAYAGQWLAEHTALTSRTYPEMGHGFGADERRDVRNFYRHYLAAKPTA from the coding sequence ATGGATGAGGGAATCTATTCCCGGCCGGCGGGCCGACGGGCGGGCACCGACCTGGTCATGATGCTGCATGGCTACGGCTCAAACCCGGAACGGATGACGGGCTGGTTCGACGAGCTTCCGCCGGATGCCACCGGGGTGGCGTTGCGCGGGCCGATGGAGGTCGGAGGGGACCGAGGCTGGTTCCTGCTCGATTACTTCCTCGCCAATGACTTTGCCAAGGTGGTCTCCGCCGCACAGCAGGTGTTCGATTGGCAGGACAGGTATGCCCGCGGCTATCGCTCGATCAGCCTGCTGGGGCATTCGCAGGGAATGGCCATGGCCACGACGCTGCACCGGCTGCGGCCGGGAAATTATGCCACGATCACGGGACTCAGTGGCTTTGTACTCTCCAACGAGCTGCTTTCGCTTACCGACATCGTTCCGGAGCCCGGGGAAGCGGTTCCGTTTTTCTGGGGCAGGGACCCCTTCGACCTGGTGATCAACCCCGATGCCGTCGCCTATGCGGGACAATGGCTCGCCGAACACACGGCCCTGACTTCACGCACCTACCCGGAGATGGGGCATGGCTTCGGTGCCGACGAACGCCGCGACGTGCGCAACTTCTACCGGCACTACCTCGCGGCCAAGCCAACGGCGTGA
- a CDS encoding GNAT family N-acetyltransferase: MTTEPYAIRLAVPEDIPAALEMKLQAWEETYGSQRPESFFANARASLEQQGDWWIRGLAQGAELWIATNPAGDIVGIAGGGPAAEDDADTGIDIELQLLYVLAAEHGTGLGRRLLDTVLGERAAVLWVLEHNSRAQAFYAKHGFDADGRMEPLADDWSGLNEIRMVRRGAHRG; the protein is encoded by the coding sequence GTGACTACAGAGCCCTACGCCATTCGACTTGCCGTACCCGAAGACATCCCCGCTGCCCTTGAGATGAAGCTGCAGGCGTGGGAAGAGACCTATGGCAGCCAACGTCCGGAATCCTTCTTTGCCAACGCCCGCGCTTCCCTCGAGCAGCAGGGCGACTGGTGGATCCGTGGACTGGCCCAGGGCGCCGAGCTGTGGATCGCCACGAACCCCGCCGGGGACATCGTCGGAATTGCCGGAGGCGGTCCGGCTGCCGAGGACGATGCCGACACCGGGATCGACATCGAGCTGCAGCTCCTCTACGTCCTGGCCGCCGAACACGGCACCGGGCTGGGCCGGCGGCTGCTTGACACCGTGCTGGGGGAACGCGCAGCCGTGCTCTGGGTCCTCGAGCACAACTCGCGCGCCCAGGCCTTCTATGCCAAGCACGGATTCGATGCCGACGGCCGGATGGAACCGCTGGCCGACGACTGGAGCGGACTGAACGAAATCCGCATGGTCCGCCGTGGCGCACACCGTGGCTAA
- a CDS encoding AzlC family ABC transporter permease produces the protein MTLQLTPATKTALSISVATGLYGISFGALAIAAGLNLWQTVALSLLMFTGGSQFAFIGVIAGGGGPGPAFGAATLLGVRNAVYGMQVKAMLRPRGLKKLAAAQVTIDESTATAAGQTEPGEQRRGFWVAGIGVYVLWNIFTVVGALLGDALGDPKAWGLDGAAVAAFLGLLWPRLKSAEPVAIAAVCSLATVLAIPLVPPGVPILVAAVVAGVWGYFGRGPATEGLEPDVEPHNSAKGKR, from the coding sequence GTGACACTGCAACTGACTCCTGCCACCAAGACGGCTCTCTCGATCTCCGTGGCGACGGGTCTCTACGGGATTTCCTTTGGTGCCTTGGCCATTGCCGCCGGCTTGAATCTCTGGCAGACCGTGGCCCTGAGCCTGCTCATGTTTACCGGTGGCTCGCAATTTGCCTTCATCGGCGTGATTGCCGGTGGCGGCGGCCCCGGGCCGGCCTTCGGTGCAGCCACGCTATTGGGCGTGAGAAATGCCGTCTACGGCATGCAGGTCAAGGCCATGCTCAGGCCGCGTGGACTGAAAAAGCTCGCTGCGGCGCAAGTGACCATTGACGAATCCACCGCCACCGCCGCCGGCCAGACGGAACCCGGCGAGCAGCGGCGCGGGTTCTGGGTGGCAGGAATTGGCGTATACGTCTTGTGGAATATTTTCACGGTGGTGGGCGCACTGCTGGGCGATGCCTTGGGCGACCCTAAGGCCTGGGGTCTTGACGGTGCCGCTGTTGCCGCATTCCTGGGCCTGCTGTGGCCTCGCCTGAAATCAGCGGAGCCCGTGGCCATCGCAGCGGTCTGTTCGCTGGCCACTGTCCTGGCGATCCCGCTGGTGCCGCCGGGCGTGCCGATCCTGGTGGCCGCCGTCGTCGCCGGGGTCTGGGGCTACTTTGGCCGCGGACCGGCCACCGAAGGACTCGAACCGGATGTCGAGCCGCACAACAGCGCGAAGGGCAAGCGATGA
- a CDS encoding amino acid permease: MSNTQTAPKSASLSTRQITMMGLGGAIGAGLFIGSGQAVAVAGPGIVLAFALAGFLVILIMNMLGEMAAANPSSGSFSVYATKAMGPNAGAIIGWLYWIQGVIVIAAEATGAAAIVGGWLPGVSQGTWSLVFVALLTAVNLANVARFGQFEYWFSFLKVAAIVAFLGIGVAIILGLVPGVEATGLSNLVAHDGFLPNGVVGLCAGLLMVIFAFGGIEIVAIAAAESDDPRTSIRKAVRGVLFRVLVFYVGSALVMVSVLPWYSPELAASPFVAVLTFAHIPWIDSVMALVVVIALLSAMNANIYAASRMLLSLSERGIAPRVIQVRNRNKTPYVAVSASVILCTIAVVMNYLAPDLVMPMLLNAVGSTLLVTWGFIALSQLILRIRADRDPSIHLPVRMPLFPYLSILALAMLAGIVVLALFDPASRTQLLATLGLTVAIGVLNAVAQRRSRRRLAGGLGTPEETPASAVESRGDHRVS, from the coding sequence ATGTCTAACACCCAGACCGCCCCGAAGTCCGCGAGCCTGAGCACCCGGCAGATCACCATGATGGGCCTGGGCGGCGCCATTGGCGCCGGCCTGTTCATCGGTTCCGGGCAGGCCGTTGCCGTGGCCGGGCCGGGCATCGTCCTGGCCTTCGCCCTGGCCGGCTTCCTGGTCATCCTGATCATGAACATGCTCGGCGAAATGGCCGCGGCGAACCCCTCGTCCGGATCCTTCTCCGTATATGCCACCAAGGCCATGGGCCCCAACGCCGGGGCCATCATCGGATGGCTTTACTGGATCCAGGGCGTCATCGTCATCGCCGCCGAGGCCACCGGTGCCGCGGCCATTGTCGGCGGATGGCTCCCCGGGGTATCGCAGGGCACCTGGTCCCTGGTTTTCGTGGCCCTGCTGACCGCCGTCAACCTGGCCAACGTGGCACGCTTCGGCCAATTCGAGTACTGGTTCTCCTTCCTCAAGGTCGCCGCTATTGTGGCGTTCCTTGGCATCGGCGTGGCCATCATCCTCGGGTTGGTGCCGGGCGTCGAAGCCACCGGCCTTTCCAACCTGGTGGCCCACGACGGCTTCCTGCCCAACGGCGTGGTCGGGCTGTGCGCCGGGCTGCTGATGGTCATCTTCGCCTTCGGCGGCATCGAGATCGTGGCCATTGCCGCGGCCGAAAGCGATGACCCGCGAACCTCCATCCGCAAGGCCGTGCGCGGGGTCCTGTTCCGCGTTCTGGTCTTCTACGTGGGCTCCGCCCTGGTCATGGTTTCGGTGCTGCCCTGGTATTCGCCGGAGCTAGCCGCTTCCCCGTTCGTTGCGGTGCTCACCTTCGCGCACATCCCGTGGATCGACTCCGTCATGGCGCTGGTGGTGGTCATCGCCCTGCTCTCGGCCATGAACGCGAACATCTATGCCGCCTCGCGCATGTTGCTTTCGCTCTCCGAGCGCGGGATCGCCCCGCGGGTCATCCAGGTCCGCAACCGGAACAAGACGCCATACGTGGCGGTGAGCGCCTCGGTCATCCTGTGCACGATCGCGGTGGTCATGAACTACCTCGCGCCGGATCTGGTGATGCCGATGCTGCTCAACGCCGTGGGTTCCACGCTGCTGGTCACCTGGGGATTCATTGCGCTCTCGCAGCTCATCCTGCGCATCCGTGCGGACAGGGACCCGAGCATCCACCTGCCGGTGCGGATGCCGCTCTTCCCGTACCTCTCGATCCTGGCGCTGGCGATGCTGGCCGGGATCGTGGTGCTGGCGCTCTTCGATCCGGCGTCCCGCACCCAGTTGCTCGCCACCCTCGGGCTCACCGTGGCGATCGGGGTGCTCAACGCCGTGGCCCAGCGCCGTTCCAGGCGCCGCCTGGCCGGGGGCCTTGGCACCCCAGAGGAAACGCCGGCCTCCGCAGTCGAGTCGCGTGGCGACCACAGGGTTTCATGA
- the hisC gene encoding histidinol-phosphate transaminase, translating to MTLAQRTSLNSIPAYRQGATPGAAQKAFKLSSNENPYPPLDSVIAGLSSELGTINQYPNAAAPELVGALAARLGVEPETIALGAGSVEVAGQLIHATANPGDEVVFAWRSFEAYPILAHVAGATPVMVPLDADGAHDLAAMAEAINERTALVFICNPNNPTGTVVDAAAVDAFMAKVPAHVLVVIDEAYVHFNTARDSAIGLDFFRRYPNVAVLHTFSKAYGLAGLRIGYAVAPPAVAANLRKTAVPFGVTALAQRAAVLSLEHEDELQVRIDDLVTARESLLATLREAGVTVTESQANFIWLSTGDDTEAVDAGLRAAGIWARAFAGEGIRISIGSPEANAAIATAVISALQEAPAHV from the coding sequence ATGACCCTCGCCCAGCGCACTTCCCTTAACTCGATCCCGGCCTACAGGCAGGGTGCCACACCGGGTGCGGCCCAGAAGGCCTTCAAGCTCTCCTCCAACGAAAACCCGTATCCGCCGCTGGACTCCGTCATCGCGGGCCTTTCCTCCGAGCTGGGCACCATCAACCAATACCCCAATGCCGCTGCCCCCGAACTTGTCGGTGCGCTGGCCGCCCGCCTCGGCGTGGAACCGGAGACCATTGCCCTGGGAGCCGGGTCGGTGGAGGTCGCCGGCCAGCTGATCCACGCGACCGCCAATCCCGGCGACGAGGTCGTCTTTGCCTGGCGCTCCTTCGAGGCCTACCCCATCCTCGCCCATGTCGCCGGGGCCACCCCGGTGATGGTTCCGCTGGATGCCGACGGGGCCCACGACCTGGCCGCCATGGCGGAGGCCATCAACGAGCGCACCGCGCTGGTCTTCATCTGCAACCCCAACAACCCGACCGGCACCGTGGTTGACGCCGCAGCCGTGGACGCCTTCATGGCCAAGGTCCCGGCACACGTGCTGGTGGTCATCGACGAGGCCTACGTCCACTTCAACACCGCGCGCGATTCGGCCATCGGGCTGGACTTCTTCCGCCGCTACCCCAACGTCGCGGTGCTGCACACCTTCTCCAAGGCCTACGGGTTGGCCGGGCTGCGCATCGGCTACGCCGTGGCGCCTCCCGCGGTCGCTGCAAACCTGCGCAAGACCGCCGTCCCGTTCGGGGTCACCGCGCTGGCCCAGCGCGCCGCGGTGCTGTCCCTGGAACATGAAGACGAACTCCAGGTACGCATTGACGATCTGGTGACCGCCCGCGAATCCCTGCTGGCCACGCTGCGCGAAGCCGGAGTCACCGTCACCGAATCCCAGGCCAACTTCATCTGGCTGTCCACCGGCGATGACACCGAGGCCGTCGATGCGGGACTACGGGCCGCCGGCATCTGGGCACGCGCCTTTGCCGGGGAGGGCATCCGGATCTCCATCGGGTCCCCAGAAGCCAACGCGGCCATCGCCACCGCCGTCATCTCCGCACTGCAGGAAGCCCCCGCCCATGTCTAA
- a CDS encoding DUF2871 domain-containing protein, with translation MRQGLVPEGPAGTTTVCPGTSERNHNAMMRLMYTAFAFGITGVLSGLYYRELTKASDFAVRSASQLPLVHTHLLVLGFVFLLIVLVLERVFTVSTAAPRAFAWFYWLWTIGVAVTGGMMLVKGTLVVLGTDASSAAFAGIAGLGHISLTAAVIVLFVALRAALKTAETAGASAPAVAGR, from the coding sequence ATGCGGCAAGGCCTCGTGCCCGAGGGCCCTGCCGGCACAACCACCGTTTGCCCGGGCACCAGCGAAAGGAACCACAACGCCATGATGCGCCTGATGTACACCGCCTTTGCCTTTGGAATCACCGGAGTGCTCTCGGGCCTCTATTACCGCGAGCTGACGAAGGCCAGCGACTTCGCTGTCCGTTCGGCATCCCAGTTGCCGCTGGTGCACACCCATCTGTTGGTGCTCGGCTTCGTGTTCCTGCTCATCGTGCTCGTCCTGGAAAGGGTCTTCACTGTCTCTACCGCCGCGCCGCGTGCCTTCGCCTGGTTCTACTGGCTGTGGACGATCGGCGTTGCGGTGACCGGCGGCATGATGCTCGTCAAGGGGACGCTGGTGGTGCTGGGCACCGATGCGAGCTCGGCCGCCTTCGCCGGCATTGCCGGCCTGGGGCACATCTCGTTGACCGCTGCGGTCATCGTCCTGTTTGTTGCCTTGCGGGCTGCCCTCAAGACCGCTGAAACCGCCGGGGCGTCCGCGCCGGCGGTCGCCGGGCGCTAG
- a CDS encoding AzlD domain-containing protein yields the protein MNELWWWVLAGCAAAYAIKLLGYLVPEKILENEKVTRAAGTLTIGLLASLTIVNTVASGTSVEFDARLAALAAAGVALLLRAPFLVVVIAGAGAAALTRYLGWG from the coding sequence ATGAATGAATTGTGGTGGTGGGTCCTTGCCGGTTGCGCCGCGGCCTACGCGATCAAGCTCCTGGGGTACCTGGTCCCGGAGAAAATCCTCGAAAACGAGAAGGTGACCCGCGCCGCGGGCACCCTGACCATTGGGCTGCTGGCCTCGTTGACCATCGTCAACACCGTCGCCAGCGGGACCAGCGTGGAATTCGATGCAAGGCTTGCCGCCTTGGCCGCCGCCGGCGTTGCGCTGCTGTTGCGGGCGCCGTTCCTCGTCGTGGTCATTGCCGGGGCGGGCGCGGCGGCCTTGACCCGCTACCTGGGTTGGGGCTGA
- a CDS encoding DUF445 domain-containing protein translates to MSSTGFSLAPVNDAAKAVALRKMKRLATGLLVIMAVIFAVAFALQHRYPWLEYVRAAAEGGMVGALADWFAVTALFRHPMGLKIPHTAIIPRKKDQIGESLGQFVQENFLSRDVVGTKLEQFDVSRTVGGWLAKEDSATRVAQEASTVIGAMLEVLDDRDVLALLESLAKKHMLAPEWSSTLGRIMERVVADGHHKPAVDLLAERAGQWVADNREMVVSLVAERSPSWVPAMVDTLLGEKLHRELQKYVQSVRSDPHHSMRSSIDRWLERFAADMQSDAEMIAKVEAMKHSLLGDAQLRELAATSWSSIKAALVDAMENPGSELRRSMIAAIRDFGARLRDDARLAAKVNGWVANAVVYVVENYSGQITSLITDTVARWDGRETSEKIELQVGRDLQFIRINGTVVGSLAGLAIFTLANALLR, encoded by the coding sequence ATGTCGTCAACCGGATTCAGCCTCGCCCCCGTGAACGACGCCGCCAAGGCGGTCGCGCTGCGCAAGATGAAACGACTCGCCACGGGGTTGCTGGTCATCATGGCGGTGATTTTTGCCGTGGCCTTCGCCCTGCAGCACCGCTATCCGTGGCTCGAGTATGTACGGGCAGCCGCCGAGGGGGGAATGGTCGGCGCGCTGGCCGACTGGTTTGCCGTCACGGCACTGTTCAGGCACCCCATGGGGCTGAAGATCCCGCACACGGCGATCATCCCGCGCAAGAAAGACCAGATCGGCGAGAGCCTGGGGCAGTTCGTGCAGGAGAACTTCCTTTCCCGGGATGTCGTCGGCACAAAGTTGGAGCAATTCGATGTTTCGCGCACTGTCGGCGGCTGGCTGGCCAAGGAGGACTCGGCCACCCGGGTGGCCCAAGAGGCCTCCACGGTGATCGGGGCGATGCTCGAGGTCCTGGATGACCGTGATGTCCTGGCGCTGTTGGAATCCCTGGCCAAGAAGCACATGCTTGCCCCCGAATGGTCATCGACCTTGGGCCGGATCATGGAGCGGGTGGTTGCCGACGGCCACCACAAGCCGGCAGTGGATCTTTTGGCCGAACGGGCAGGGCAGTGGGTGGCGGACAACCGCGAGATGGTCGTATCCCTGGTCGCCGAGCGCTCGCCCTCATGGGTCCCGGCGATGGTTGACACGCTGCTGGGTGAAAAGCTTCACCGCGAATTGCAGAAGTACGTACAGTCGGTGCGGAGCGACCCGCACCATTCCATGCGCTCGAGCATCGATCGGTGGTTGGAGAGGTTTGCCGCGGACATGCAGTCCGATGCGGAAATGATTGCCAAGGTCGAGGCCATGAAGCACTCGCTTCTTGGCGATGCGCAATTGCGCGAATTGGCCGCCACCAGCTGGTCATCCATCAAGGCCGCACTCGTCGATGCGATGGAAAACCCCGGTTCCGAGCTGCGCAGGTCCATGATTGCGGCAATCCGCGACTTCGGCGCGAGGCTGCGTGACGATGCCCGGCTGGCAGCCAAGGTCAACGGGTGGGTGGCGAACGCCGTGGTCTATGTCGTGGAAAACTACAGCGGGCAGATCACGTCTTTGATCACCGACACCGTCGCCCGCTGGGACGGCAGGGAGACCAGCGAAAAAATCGAGCTTCAGGTCGGACGGGACCTGCAATTCATCCGCATCAATGGCACCGTGGTTGGCTCCCTGGCCGGTCTGGCCATTTTCACCTTGGCCAACGCCCTGCTGCGTTAG
- a CDS encoding thiamine-binding protein has translation MIVAFSVAPSTDNTDGSVHDAVAAAVKVVRESGLPNSTSSMFTELEGEWDEVMDVVKRATEAVAAYGSRVSLVLKADIRPGYSGEITGKIERLEKAINEQE, from the coding sequence ATGATTGTTGCCTTTTCCGTAGCCCCCAGTACCGACAACACCGACGGGTCGGTCCACGATGCGGTGGCAGCCGCCGTCAAGGTGGTCCGGGAATCGGGCCTGCCCAACTCCACTTCATCGATGTTCACCGAGCTGGAAGGCGAATGGGACGAGGTCATGGACGTGGTCAAGCGCGCCACGGAAGCCGTGGCAGCCTATGGCTCGCGCGTATCCCTGGTGCTCAAGGCCGATATCCGCCCCGGTTACAGCGGGGAGATCACCGGAAAGATCGAGCGTCTGGAAAAGGCCATAAACGAGCAGGAGTAG
- a CDS encoding glycerophosphodiester phosphodiesterase, which produces MRTLVYAHRGSSKAYAENTRAAYVQALADGADGIECDIHLSSDGFVVCHHDPTVDRTSDSNGRVGDKTLAELKSLDFSSWKNPWIPASHGKIDEQLVTLRELVELLQAADRPVGLAVEIKHPSPYGRQLEEAMIAELSDMGWQPEQSMVDDIYISFMSFDPGSVRYLMERIPPAHVCQLVTEVDEDWIDELVKAGESDRAGVAAVLAKAMTEGVELLNTGVPQLAGPGVAYMRKHPTVTSQWLARGATFRVWTVDDPEDARYLVGRGVAQLTSNVPALIKAHLGLA; this is translated from the coding sequence ATGCGAACCCTTGTCTACGCCCACCGAGGTTCATCGAAGGCCTATGCCGAAAACACGCGTGCCGCATACGTGCAGGCTCTGGCTGACGGGGCGGACGGCATCGAATGCGACATCCATCTAAGTTCCGATGGTTTTGTGGTCTGCCATCACGACCCGACGGTGGACAGGACCTCGGACTCCAACGGAAGGGTCGGGGACAAGACACTGGCCGAGTTGAAGTCACTTGATTTCTCCTCATGGAAGAACCCCTGGATTCCCGCATCCCATGGGAAGATCGATGAGCAGTTGGTGACCCTGCGCGAATTGGTGGAGCTGCTGCAGGCTGCCGACCGCCCCGTGGGCCTCGCCGTGGAGATCAAGCATCCGAGTCCCTACGGGCGGCAATTGGAAGAAGCGATGATCGCCGAGCTGTCGGACATGGGGTGGCAACCTGAACAATCCATGGTGGACGACATCTACATTTCGTTCATGAGCTTCGACCCCGGATCGGTGCGCTACCTGATGGAGCGGATCCCGCCGGCGCATGTCTGTCAACTGGTCACCGAGGTCGACGAGGACTGGATCGACGAGCTGGTCAAGGCAGGGGAAAGTGACCGTGCAGGGGTGGCGGCCGTGTTGGCCAAGGCCATGACCGAGGGGGTGGAGTTGCTGAATACCGGGGTTCCGCAATTGGCGGGACCCGGCGTCGCCTACATGCGCAAGCATCCCACGGTAACCAGTCAATGGCTGGCCCGCGGCGCAACATTCCGGGTGTGGACGGTGGATGATCCCGAGGACGCCAGATATCTCGTTGGCCGGGGCGTCGCCCAGCTGACCAGCAACGTTCCGGCCCTCATCAAGGCGCACCTCGGCCTGGCCTAG
- a CDS encoding endonuclease/exonuclease/phosphatase family protein, whose translation MVRHSIRTALAAATLIALGVAGTLPAQAHPTAEARSISVQPLSAAPIPYAEGRDVMAPSLRVATFNASLNRPQPGQLALDLSTPLDGQAQAVAQIVQRNAPDVLLLNEFDYDPEGAAAEGFKRNYLERSQGGQDPIDYPYKYLAPSNTGIPSGADLDGDGIVGGPADALGYGEFEGQYGMVLFSKHPIDAAKIRTFQKFLWKDMPESQMPNRHYGELVRGVLPLPSKSMWDVPITVGDKTIHVIAAHPAPPVFDGPEKRNRARNHDEIRLINDYLGGEGRGEYIYDDSGKRGALEPGSDFVVLGDLNSDAGSGDSDPAAITKLLGNPLLVDPLPAAAERTGDREARGIAGITGSALGTADFGRGSAGVLRVDYVLPSATLPARGSGVYWPGAGQDGAGLVSGWPPASSDHRLVWVDVTVSG comes from the coding sequence ATGGTGCGACATTCGATCCGGACGGCCCTGGCCGCCGCAACACTCATCGCCTTGGGGGTGGCAGGTACCCTCCCTGCGCAGGCGCACCCAACGGCCGAAGCACGGTCGATCTCCGTGCAGCCGCTCTCGGCAGCCCCCATTCCCTATGCCGAAGGGCGTGACGTCATGGCACCCTCCCTGCGTGTGGCGACGTTCAACGCCTCGCTGAATCGGCCGCAGCCCGGCCAACTTGCGCTGGACCTCTCCACCCCGCTGGACGGCCAGGCGCAGGCGGTGGCGCAGATCGTGCAGCGTAACGCACCCGACGTGCTGCTGCTCAACGAATTCGACTACGACCCGGAGGGTGCCGCCGCGGAAGGCTTCAAGCGCAACTACCTGGAGCGCAGCCAGGGCGGCCAGGATCCCATCGACTACCCCTACAAGTACCTGGCCCCTTCCAACACGGGGATCCCCAGCGGTGCGGACCTCGACGGGGACGGCATTGTCGGCGGACCCGCCGACGCCCTGGGCTACGGGGAGTTCGAGGGCCAATACGGCATGGTGCTCTTCTCCAAGCACCCCATAGATGCCGCGAAGATCCGTACTTTCCAGAAGTTCCTGTGGAAGGACATGCCGGAGTCGCAAATGCCGAACCGGCACTACGGCGAACTGGTCCGCGGCGTGTTGCCCCTGCCCAGCAAGTCCATGTGGGATGTGCCGATCACCGTGGGGGACAAGACCATCCACGTGATTGCCGCCCACCCCGCCCCGCCGGTCTTCGATGGCCCGGAAAAACGCAACAGGGCGCGCAACCACGACGAGATCCGGCTCATCAACGACTACCTGGGCGGGGAGGGCCGCGGCGAGTACATCTATGACGATTCGGGCAAGCGCGGAGCGCTGGAGCCCGGCAGCGACTTCGTGGTGCTGGGGGACTTGAACTCCGACGCCGGCTCGGGGGACTCCGATCCGGCGGCCATCACGAAGCTGCTCGGCAACCCGCTGCTGGTTGATCCGCTGCCGGCCGCTGCCGAGCGCACAGGGGACCGCGAAGCCAGGGGCATTGCGGGCATTACCGGCAGCGCCCTGGGCACCGCCGACTTCGGCCGGGGAAGTGCAGGGGTGCTGCGCGTGGACTACGTGTTGCCCTCGGCAACGCTGCCGGCGCGGGGTTCGGGTGTCTACTGGCCGGGAGCCGGCCAAGACGGTGCCGGGCTTGTCTCCGGCTGGCCGCCGGCCAGCAGCGACCACAGACTGGTCTGGGTCGACGTCACCGTGTCCGGCTGA
- a CDS encoding O-methyltransferase gives MDTSATSANPVDVDKFLVEKLLAPEPEMAAARRRAHEAGLPHIEVSEMQGKFLMLLTQIAGAKRVLEIGTLGGYSTTWLARGVGPEGHVTTCEYEPLHARVAADNLAASGVEDRVEIRIGAALDTLDSLLAEDGEPFDLFFIDADKENNAHYIDLAIMLGRPGSVIVVDNVVREGAVLEEGDPLTDAGRLVNGVRRGIDVLGSNPRVDATALQTVGVKGWDGFAVGIIR, from the coding sequence ATGGACACCTCCGCGACCTCCGCCAACCCGGTCGACGTCGACAAGTTCCTGGTGGAAAAGTTGCTGGCACCGGAGCCGGAAATGGCGGCGGCGCGTCGGCGTGCCCACGAGGCCGGGCTGCCCCACATTGAAGTCAGCGAGATGCAGGGGAAGTTCCTGATGTTGCTGACCCAGATCGCCGGTGCCAAGCGCGTGCTGGAAATCGGCACGCTCGGCGGCTACTCCACCACCTGGCTGGCGCGCGGCGTGGGCCCCGAGGGGCACGTGACCACCTGCGAATACGAGCCGCTGCATGCCCGGGTGGCCGCTGACAACCTGGCAGCCAGCGGGGTAGAGGACAGGGTGGAGATCCGCATCGGCGCAGCCCTCGACACCCTCGACTCCCTGCTGGCCGAGGACGGGGAGCCGTTTGACCTGTTCTTCATCGATGCCGACAAGGAAAACAACGCGCACTACATCGACCTGGCGATCATGTTGGGCCGTCCCGGCAGCGTCATCGTGGTGGACAACGTGGTGCGCGAAGGCGCCGTGCTGGAAGAAGGGGACCCCCTCACCGATGCCGGGCGCCTGGTCAACGGCGTGCGGAGGGGGATCGACGTCCTGGGTTCCAATCCGCGCGTGGATGCCACGGCCCTGCAGACCGTGGGCGTCAAGGGCTGGGACGGCTTTGCCGTGGGGATCATCCGCTAG
- a CDS encoding Lrp/AsnC family transcriptional regulator encodes MRIDSLDVSLIELFTDFPGIGVMECSKRLGVARGTVQNRLNRLHESGVITRIAPQIDAAAMGYPVAAFCSLQIQQNLGHDGMAEKLAQIPEILELHTVSGSSDFLVKIVARSTADLQRVIDAISATEGMGRSASSIVLATHFENRVIPLARDAALHNPESPAESGNRLRSSSLRNGGTLNAARKNIGHNVQ; translated from the coding sequence ATGAGAATCGATTCGTTGGACGTGTCGCTGATCGAGCTGTTCACCGACTTTCCCGGCATCGGGGTCATGGAGTGTTCCAAGCGCCTGGGAGTTGCCCGCGGCACGGTGCAGAACCGGCTGAACCGGCTGCATGAATCCGGGGTGATCACGCGCATCGCCCCGCAAATCGATGCAGCCGCAATGGGCTATCCGGTCGCCGCCTTCTGTTCGCTGCAGATCCAGCAGAACCTGGGCCACGACGGAATGGCCGAGAAGCTCGCACAGATCCCCGAGATCCTCGAGCTGCACACCGTCTCGGGATCCAGCGACTTTTTGGTGAAGATCGTGGCCCGCTCCACCGCCGACCTGCAGCGGGTCATCGATGCGATCTCCGCCACCGAGGGCATGGGCCGCTCTGCCTCCTCCATCGTGCTGGCAACGCACTTCGAGAACCGGGTCATCCCGTTGGCGCGGGATGCAGCGCTGCACAATCCCGAGTCCCCCGCAGAGTCGGGCAACCGCTTGCGAAGCAGCTCGCTGCGCAATGGCGGTACCCTGAATGCGGCTAGAAAAAACATTGGGCACAATGTCCAGTGA